One Microvirga thermotolerans DNA window includes the following coding sequences:
- a CDS encoding replicative DNA helicase: protein MATANALIARIDSAEPQFRVAPSNIDAEQALLGAILVNNDAYYRVSDFLEASHFIEDLHRRIFEVASSLIKAGKVATPITLKTFLGDQDLGGVTVSQYLARLAAEATTVINAEDYGRTIYDLAIRRNLIAIGEDMVNVAYDAPVDSSPRDQIEEAERRLYELAENGRYDGGFQRFSEALTQAIDMAAAAYKREGKLSGISTGLIDLDRTLGGLQPSDLIILAGRPAMGKTSLATNIAFNIAKAYQAEKQPDGTMKTVNGGIVGFFSLEMSAEQLATRIIAEQSGVPSYKIRRGDMREDDFYKITEAAREMQSIPFYIDQTGGISIAQLAARARRLKRQRGLDVLVVDYLQLLSASAKKGENRVQELTEITTGLKALAKELSVPIIALSQLSRQVEARDDKRPQLADLRESGSIEQDADVVMFVYREEYYLKNKEPKPGTEEYFKWQAEMDQVHGKAEVIIGKQRHGPTGTVQLAFQADITRFTNLADEDKLPERIGD from the coding sequence ATGGCCACCGCCAACGCCCTGATCGCCCGGATCGATTCGGCAGAGCCGCAATTCCGCGTCGCCCCGAGCAACATCGATGCGGAACAGGCGCTGCTGGGCGCCATTCTCGTCAACAACGACGCCTATTACCGGGTCTCCGACTTCCTGGAGGCCTCCCATTTCATCGAGGACCTGCACCGGCGCATCTTCGAGGTCGCCTCGAGCCTCATCAAGGCCGGCAAGGTCGCGACCCCCATCACCCTGAAGACCTTCCTCGGCGACCAGGATCTCGGCGGGGTGACGGTCTCGCAGTACCTGGCGCGGCTCGCCGCCGAGGCCACGACGGTCATCAACGCGGAGGATTACGGCCGCACGATCTACGACCTCGCCATCCGCCGGAACCTGATCGCCATCGGCGAGGACATGGTGAACGTCGCCTACGACGCGCCGGTCGACAGCTCGCCCCGGGACCAGATCGAGGAGGCGGAGCGCCGCCTCTACGAACTCGCGGAGAACGGACGCTACGACGGCGGCTTCCAGCGCTTCTCGGAGGCCCTGACCCAGGCCATCGACATGGCCGCCGCGGCCTACAAGCGGGAAGGCAAGCTCTCCGGCATCTCCACGGGGCTCATCGACCTCGACCGGACCCTCGGCGGCCTGCAGCCCTCGGACCTCATCATCCTCGCGGGGCGCCCGGCCATGGGCAAGACCTCGCTGGCCACCAACATCGCCTTCAACATCGCCAAGGCCTATCAGGCCGAGAAGCAGCCCGACGGGACCATGAAGACCGTCAACGGCGGCATCGTCGGCTTCTTCTCCCTCGAAATGTCGGCCGAGCAGCTCGCCACCCGCATCATCGCGGAGCAGTCGGGCGTGCCGTCCTACAAGATCCGCCGCGGCGACATGCGCGAGGACGACTTCTACAAGATCACGGAAGCCGCCCGGGAGATGCAGTCGATCCCGTTCTACATCGACCAGACCGGCGGCATCTCCATCGCCCAGCTCGCCGCCCGGGCGCGGCGCCTGAAGCGCCAGCGCGGGCTCGACGTGCTGGTGGTGGACTATCTCCAGCTGCTCTCGGCCTCCGCCAAGAAGGGCGAGAACCGGGTGCAGGAGCTGACCGAGATCACCACGGGCCTGAAGGCCCTCGCCAAGGAGCTTTCCGTCCCGATCATCGCCCTGTCCCAGCTGTCGCGCCAGGTGGAGGCCCGCGACGACAAGCGCCCGCAGCTCGCGGACCTGCGCGAATCCGGCTCCATCGAGCAGGACGCGGACGTGGTGATGTTCGTCTACCGCGAGGAGTACTATCTGAAGAACAAGGAGCCGAAACCCGGCACCGAGGAGTACTTCAAGTGGCAGGCGGAGATGGATCAGGTGCACGGCAAGGCGGAGGTCATCATCGGCAAGCAGCGTCACGGCCCCACGGGCACGGTGCAGCTCGCCTTCCAGGCCGACATCACGCGGTTCACCAACCTCGCGGACGAAGACAAGCTTCCTGAACGGATCGGCGATTGA
- the rpsR gene encoding 30S ribosomal protein S18, with protein MAIGAGGGAGRRPFFRRRKTCPFSGPNAPKIDYKDTKLLSRYISERGKIVPSRITAVSAKKQRELAQAIKRARFLGLLPYVIR; from the coding sequence ATGGCTATCGGTGCTGGTGGCGGCGCTGGCCGTCGTCCTTTCTTCCGTCGGCGCAAGACCTGCCCCTTCTCGGGCCCGAACGCCCCGAAGATCGACTACAAGGACACGAAGCTGCTCTCGCGCTACATTTCCGAGCGCGGCAAGATCGTGCCCTCGCGCATCACGGCCGTGTCGGCCAAGAAGCAGCGTGAGCTCGCCCAGGCGATCAAGCGCGCCCGCTTCCTGGGCCTGCTGCCCTACGTGATCCGCTAA
- the purF gene encoding amidophosphoribosyltransferase, with the protein MSALSETWQVRPKQVDLDLDGDTLREECGVFGIYGHPDAAAITALGLHALQHRGQEAAGIVSFDGHVFHLERKLGLVGDGFSDRSVIERLEGSSAIGHVRYSTTGETVLRNVQPLFAELDGGGFAVAHNGNLTNGLTLRRNLIRDGAICQSTTDTEVIVHLVARSRHKRVVERFLEAIQQIEGAYSLVALTNKKLIGARDPLGIRPLVLGELDGRYILTSETCALDIIGARFVRDIENGECVVISDEGIESFRFAPEQPPRPCIFEYIYFARPDSIVNGRSVYAVRKAMGRELAREAPPEADVVIPVPDSGVPAALGYAQACGLPYELGIIRNHYVGRTFIQPTQSVRELGVRMKHSANRSAVEGKRIVLVDDSLVRGTTSVKIVRMMREAGAREVHFRIASPPITHPDFYGIDTPEKEKLLAATHSLEQMRDYIGADSLAFLSIEGIYRAMGEPGRNPAQPQFTDHCFTGDYPTPLTDLAVATPRRLSLLAEAD; encoded by the coding sequence ATGTCTGCTCTGTCTGAGACGTGGCAGGTCCGGCCGAAACAGGTGGACCTTGACCTCGACGGCGATACCTTGCGCGAGGAATGCGGCGTATTCGGCATCTACGGGCACCCGGATGCCGCGGCCATTACCGCCCTGGGCCTGCACGCCCTCCAGCACCGCGGGCAGGAGGCGGCGGGAATCGTGTCCTTCGACGGGCACGTCTTCCACCTCGAGCGGAAACTGGGGCTGGTGGGAGACGGCTTCTCCGACCGTTCCGTGATCGAGCGGCTCGAAGGCTCGTCGGCCATCGGCCACGTGCGGTACTCCACGACCGGCGAGACGGTCCTGCGCAACGTGCAGCCGCTCTTCGCGGAGCTCGACGGCGGCGGCTTCGCGGTGGCGCACAACGGCAACCTCACCAACGGGCTCACGCTTCGCCGCAACCTGATCCGCGACGGCGCGATCTGCCAGTCGACCACGGATACGGAGGTGATCGTCCACCTCGTCGCCCGCAGCCGGCACAAACGGGTGGTGGAGCGTTTCCTCGAGGCGATCCAGCAGATCGAAGGGGCCTATTCCCTGGTCGCCCTGACCAACAAGAAGCTCATCGGCGCCCGCGACCCGCTCGGAATCCGCCCCCTGGTGCTCGGCGAGCTGGACGGCCGCTACATCCTCACCTCCGAAACCTGCGCCCTGGACATCATCGGCGCCCGCTTCGTCCGCGACATCGAGAACGGGGAGTGCGTGGTCATTTCGGACGAGGGGATCGAATCCTTCCGCTTCGCGCCGGAGCAGCCTCCCCGCCCCTGCATCTTCGAGTACATCTATTTCGCCCGGCCGGATTCCATCGTGAACGGGCGCAGCGTGTATGCCGTGCGGAAGGCCATGGGCCGCGAACTCGCCCGCGAGGCCCCTCCGGAGGCGGACGTGGTGATCCCCGTGCCGGATTCCGGCGTCCCGGCGGCCCTGGGCTACGCCCAGGCCTGCGGCCTGCCCTACGAGCTCGGGATCATCCGCAACCATTATGTGGGCCGCACCTTCATCCAGCCGACCCAGTCCGTGCGCGAGCTCGGGGTGCGGATGAAGCATTCCGCCAATCGCTCGGCGGTCGAGGGCAAGCGGATCGTCCTGGTGGACGACAGCCTCGTGCGCGGCACGACGTCCGTGAAGATCGTGCGGATGATGCGCGAGGCCGGCGCCCGCGAGGTGCATTTCCGCATCGCCAGCCCGCCGATCACCCATCCGGACTTCTACGGCATCGACACGCCGGAGAAGGAAAAGCTCCTCGCCGCGACCCACAGCCTCGAGCAGATGCGGGACTATATCGGCGCGGATTCCCTCGCCTTTCTCTCCATCGAAGGCATCTACCGGGCGATGGGCGAGCCGGGCCGCAACCCGGCGCAGCCGCAGTTCACCGATCACTGCTTCACGGGGGATTATCCGACCCCGCTGACCGATCTGGCCGTCGCGACGCCCCGCCGCCTTTCCCTCCTCGCCGAAGCGGACTGA
- a CDS encoding DUF2232 domain-containing protein, whose amino-acid sequence MNFVLPGIGAGLVSALLTAVIVKATPLAAVLYLLSPIPVLIVSLGWNHRSGLVAAAVGGVAIALAISPLSGLGFALVTALPAWWLAYLALLGRPSENGTMEWYPLGRLLAWVAATAALTVVAAGIVSTRGSYEAFLGNAREIAELFVNLQFPKGQPDSLDDATRKELVELFARITPFLSAQGFTVVLALYLWAAAKIVALSKRLPRPWSPVPELAMPRAAAALLVACMVVAMLGLENFVGVFAAALAGGLFMAFALQGLAAVHDRTRGNAVRGFILSALYVVLFLSQGILMVALSLFGLADTLFGLRRRFGGGGGPKLPQTPSP is encoded by the coding sequence ATGAACTTCGTTCTTCCAGGCATCGGCGCGGGCCTCGTTTCGGCCCTTCTGACCGCGGTGATCGTCAAGGCGACCCCGCTGGCGGCCGTCCTGTATCTCCTGTCCCCGATCCCCGTCCTGATCGTCTCGCTCGGCTGGAACCACCGGTCGGGGCTGGTGGCCGCCGCCGTCGGCGGGGTCGCAATCGCGCTCGCCATCTCCCCCCTCAGCGGGCTCGGCTTCGCCCTCGTCACCGCCCTGCCCGCCTGGTGGCTCGCCTATCTGGCGCTCCTCGGACGCCCTTCCGAGAACGGGACCATGGAATGGTACCCGCTCGGCCGCCTGCTTGCCTGGGTGGCGGCCACCGCCGCCCTCACCGTCGTGGCGGCGGGCATCGTCTCGACCCGCGGCAGCTACGAGGCGTTCCTGGGCAATGCCCGCGAGATCGCCGAGCTCTTCGTGAACCTCCAGTTCCCGAAGGGACAGCCGGACAGCCTCGACGACGCGACCCGCAAGGAGCTCGTGGAGCTCTTCGCCCGCATCACTCCCTTCCTGTCCGCGCAGGGCTTCACGGTCGTGCTGGCACTCTACCTCTGGGCCGCCGCCAAGATCGTCGCCCTATCGAAGCGTCTGCCGCGCCCCTGGTCGCCCGTGCCTGAACTGGCGATGCCGCGTGCGGCCGCGGCCCTCCTCGTCGCCTGCATGGTCGTCGCCATGCTGGGCCTCGAGAACTTCGTCGGCGTGTTCGCCGCGGCGCTCGCCGGGGGCCTGTTCATGGCCTTCGCCCTCCAGGGCCTCGCCGCGGTCCACGACCGCACACGCGGCAACGCGGTGCGCGGGTTCATCCTGAGCGCGCTCTACGTCGTGCTGTTCCTCTCCCAGGGCATCCTGATGGTCGCCCTGTCCCTCTTCGGCCTCGCCGATACCCTCTTCGGGCTGCGCCGCCGCTTCGGCGGCGGAGGCGGGCCGAAACTGCCTCAGACCCCTTCCCCGTGA
- the alr gene encoding alanine racemase: MNKHIAQAAPQGRIPEEAAGGILRIDLTALASNWRSLRDRAGGAETAAVVKANAYGTGIEEAVPALAAAGCRTFFVAHPGEALRARNAAPRTTVYVLNGLLPGSAGFYAAHDVRPVLGSWPEIEEWAAFCRSQGRRLEAAIHVDTGMNRLGLTVGEGLALAARPELKDFTPALLMSHFVGAEERDNPLNARQIETFAAVRNALPGIPASLANSSGIFLPQKPHFDLVRPGYALYGGNPTPGAENPMRAVVGLEGRIVQLRWVETGDTVGYNGRWIAGERRRIATVSVGYADGYPRSASAPGRSGEALATGMALVGGHPCPFAGTVSMDLLAVDVTGAPEGALARGEPVTLIGGPLTVDEVGRRAGTIGYEILTGLGDRYRRVYTGSAR, translated from the coding sequence TTGAACAAGCACATTGCGCAGGCGGCTCCGCAGGGCCGCATTCCCGAGGAGGCCGCCGGCGGCATCCTTCGGATCGACCTCACCGCCCTCGCCTCCAACTGGCGGAGCCTCCGCGACCGCGCGGGCGGCGCGGAGACGGCCGCCGTCGTCAAGGCGAACGCCTACGGCACCGGGATCGAGGAAGCGGTCCCCGCCCTCGCGGCCGCCGGCTGCCGCACCTTCTTCGTCGCCCATCCGGGCGAGGCTCTCCGCGCCCGGAACGCAGCCCCCCGGACGACGGTCTACGTGCTCAACGGCCTGCTGCCCGGCTCCGCCGGGTTCTATGCCGCCCATGACGTTCGCCCCGTCCTCGGCTCGTGGCCCGAGATCGAGGAATGGGCGGCCTTCTGCCGCTCCCAAGGCCGCCGTCTGGAGGCCGCGATCCATGTGGACACGGGAATGAACCGGCTCGGCCTGACGGTCGGCGAAGGCCTCGCCCTGGCCGCGCGCCCGGAGCTGAAGGACTTCACCCCCGCCCTGCTCATGAGCCATTTCGTCGGCGCGGAAGAGCGGGACAACCCGTTGAACGCGCGGCAGATCGAGACCTTCGCGGCGGTGCGGAACGCCCTGCCCGGCATCCCGGCCTCCCTCGCCAATTCCTCCGGCATCTTCCTGCCGCAGAAGCCGCATTTCGACCTGGTCCGCCCCGGCTATGCGCTCTATGGCGGCAATCCGACGCCCGGCGCGGAGAACCCGATGCGGGCGGTGGTCGGCCTCGAGGGGCGAATCGTCCAGCTGCGCTGGGTCGAGACGGGCGACACGGTCGGCTACAACGGCCGCTGGATTGCCGGAGAGCGGCGGCGGATCGCCACGGTCTCGGTCGGCTATGCGGACGGCTATCCCCGCTCCGCCAGCGCCCCCGGCAGGAGCGGCGAGGCGCTCGCCACGGGCATGGCATTGGTCGGTGGGCACCCCTGCCCGTTCGCGGGGACCGTCTCGATGGACCTTCTCGCCGTCGACGTCACCGGCGCGCCCGAGGGCGCCCTCGCCCGCGGCGAACCGGTGACCCTGATCGGCGGCCCCCTCACGGTCGACGAGGTCGGCCGCCGCGCGGGAACCATCGGCTACGAGATTCTCACCGGTCTCGGCGACCGCTACCGCCGGGTCTATACGGGATCGGCCCGCTGA
- a CDS encoding SDR family NAD(P)-dependent oxidoreductase, which produces MSKPLSNRVAVVTGASRGIGRAAALALAEAGAHVVALARTQGALESLDDEIRARGSTATLVPVDLKDFDALDRLGAAIHERWGKLDILLGNAGILGELAPITHVDQPVWDAVMAINVTANYRLIRSLDPLLRASDAGRAIFVTSGAADKCTAYWGVYAVSKAALNALVRTYAAETVKTPVRVMLLSPGPLATAMRRAAMPGEDQSTLRKPEDLAPHVVKLALPDWTETGKIYDFAQGGKVLTPQMPA; this is translated from the coding sequence ATGAGCAAGCCACTCTCCAACCGCGTCGCGGTCGTCACCGGCGCGTCCCGCGGCATCGGCCGGGCCGCCGCGCTCGCTTTGGCCGAAGCGGGCGCGCACGTCGTCGCCCTCGCCCGTACCCAGGGAGCCCTCGAGTCCCTCGACGACGAGATCCGCGCCAGGGGCTCCACCGCGACCCTCGTTCCCGTGGACCTGAAGGATTTCGACGCCCTCGACCGTCTCGGCGCCGCCATCCACGAGCGCTGGGGCAAGCTCGACATCCTGCTCGGCAATGCGGGCATCCTGGGCGAGCTCGCTCCCATCACCCACGTGGACCAGCCCGTCTGGGACGCGGTGATGGCGATCAACGTCACCGCCAACTACCGCCTGATCCGCTCCCTCGATCCGCTGCTGCGCGCCTCGGATGCGGGCCGCGCGATCTTCGTCACCTCCGGCGCCGCGGACAAATGCACCGCCTACTGGGGCGTCTATGCCGTGTCCAAGGCGGCCCTGAACGCTCTGGTGCGGACCTATGCCGCGGAGACGGTGAAGACCCCGGTCCGGGTCATGCTCCTCAGCCCCGGCCCCCTGGCGACGGCCATGCGCCGCGCCGCCATGCCGGGCGAGGACCAGTCGACCCTCAGGAAGCCGGAGGATCTCGCGCCCCACGTGGTGAAGCTGGCGCTGCCGGACTGGACGGAAACGGGCAAGATCTACGACTTCGCCCAGGGCGGGAAGGTGCTCACGCCGCAGATGCCGGCGTGA
- the rpsF gene encoding 30S ribosomal protein S6 produces MPLYEHVFLARQDVTSQQVEAMIDQYKAVIEQNGGKVEKTEMWGVKSLAYRIKKNRKAHFTMFNLDAPASAVAEMERQMRINEDILRFMTVRVDALETEPSVMMQKRDRDERKDRERREREGGFETEGEEA; encoded by the coding sequence ATGCCTCTCTACGAGCATGTGTTTCTGGCCCGCCAGGACGTGACGTCCCAGCAGGTCGAAGCGATGATCGACCAGTACAAGGCCGTCATCGAGCAGAACGGCGGCAAGGTCGAGAAGACCGAGATGTGGGGCGTGAAGTCCCTCGCCTACCGCATCAAGAAGAACCGCAAGGCGCACTTCACGATGTTCAACCTCGACGCTCCCGCCTCGGCGGTGGCCGAGATGGAGCGTCAGATGCGCATCAACGAGGACATCCTCCGGTTCATGACCGTGCGGGTGGACGCGCTCGAGACCGAGCCGTCCGTGATGATGCAGAAGCGCGACCGTGACGAGCGCAAGGACCGCGAGCGCCGCGAGCGCGAAGGCGGTTTCGAAACCGAAGGCGAGGAGGCTTAA
- a CDS encoding cadherin domain-containing protein translates to MAIPTGFKIGTTSVTDATTHMLAERTTAGGDVAGLTIIDDDQPTEDTYTYSIVTDGTGATAANDAIYEIVRGQDGLSRLVVKAGVILDFETAATATHDLWIKATDGTDTVVKKVTMSLTNVNEAPIDIELAGIVAAGVRENSARGTEIGALLADDPDANDTFTFTLKDDAGGRFMLDSTGKRLLVADGSKLDYEAAASHQIKVEVKDAGGLTFEKTLTIAVHNAVDTFIGTARNDKLAGTESMDFLYGAAGNDKLYGLGGDDVLNGGAGKDMLYGGAGKDTFLFDSPVKKGQFDQVMDFNSADDTLQFSLSAIRSFKIKGLKAGKLNKKFFTVGDHAKDKNDFVYYNKKNGFVYLDGDGSGAHKGIEILKLKPGLKLTADDFQFV, encoded by the coding sequence ATGGCTATTCCGACCGGCTTCAAGATCGGCACCACGAGCGTGACCGATGCCACGACCCATATGCTCGCCGAGCGAACGACGGCAGGCGGCGACGTCGCCGGGCTGACGATCATCGACGACGATCAACCGACCGAAGATACCTACACCTACAGCATCGTGACGGACGGAACCGGCGCGACCGCGGCGAACGATGCGATCTACGAGATCGTGCGCGGCCAGGACGGACTGTCCCGGCTGGTCGTCAAGGCGGGCGTGATTCTCGACTTCGAGACCGCGGCGACCGCAACGCACGACCTTTGGATCAAGGCCACCGACGGGACGGACACGGTCGTCAAGAAGGTCACGATGAGCCTCACGAACGTGAACGAGGCGCCGATCGACATCGAATTGGCAGGCATCGTCGCGGCGGGCGTCCGGGAGAACTCGGCTCGGGGTACCGAAATCGGCGCCCTGCTGGCCGACGATCCCGATGCGAACGACACCTTTACCTTCACGCTGAAGGACGATGCCGGCGGCCGCTTCATGCTCGATTCCACAGGCAAGAGGCTCCTGGTCGCGGACGGCTCCAAGCTCGACTACGAGGCCGCCGCCTCGCACCAGATCAAGGTCGAGGTGAAGGATGCCGGAGGCCTGACCTTCGAGAAGACCTTGACGATTGCCGTGCACAACGCTGTCGACACTTTCATCGGCACGGCGCGCAACGATAAGCTCGCCGGCACCGAGAGCATGGACTTTCTCTACGGCGCAGCCGGCAACGACAAGCTCTATGGGCTCGGCGGCGACGACGTGCTCAACGGCGGCGCCGGCAAGGACATGCTCTACGGCGGGGCCGGCAAGGACACCTTCCTGTTCGACTCTCCCGTGAAGAAGGGGCAGTTCGATCAGGTCATGGACTTCAATTCGGCCGACGACACGCTCCAGTTCAGCCTGTCCGCAATCAGATCCTTCAAGATCAAAGGTCTGAAAGCCGGCAAGCTGAACAAGAAGTTCTTCACCGTCGGCGACCATGCCAAGGACAAGAACGACTTCGTCTACTACAACAAGAAGAACGGGTTCGTGTATCTCGACGGCGACGGTTCCGGCGCCCACAAGGGCATCGAGATCCTGAAGCTGAAGCCGGGCCTCAAGCTGACGGCAGACGACTTCCAGTTCGTCTGA
- the rplI gene encoding 50S ribosomal protein L9, which translates to MEVILLERVAKLGQMGETVKVRDGYARNFLLPRGKALRATKANKEHFEKQRAQLEARNLERRKEAEVVGEKLNGQSFVIIRQAGETGVLYGSVSTRDLAEIMTRNGFSVDRSQIVLNAPIKTLGLHTVPVSLHPEVEVQVTINVARSPEEAERLARGEAVTTREETNLDDLGLEVGAALADAGDVEL; encoded by the coding sequence ATGGAAGTGATCCTCCTCGAGCGCGTCGCCAAGCTCGGCCAGATGGGCGAGACCGTGAAGGTCCGCGACGGCTATGCGCGCAACTTCCTCCTGCCCCGCGGCAAGGCGCTGCGCGCCACCAAGGCCAACAAGGAGCATTTCGAGAAGCAGCGCGCTCAGCTCGAAGCCCGCAACCTCGAGCGCCGCAAGGAGGCCGAGGTCGTCGGCGAGAAGCTGAACGGCCAGAGCTTCGTCATCATCCGCCAGGCCGGCGAGACGGGCGTCCTCTACGGCTCGGTCTCGACCCGCGACCTCGCCGAGATCATGACCCGGAACGGCTTCTCGGTGGACCGCAGCCAGATCGTTCTCAACGCCCCGATCAAGACCCTCGGCCTGCACACGGTCCCTGTCTCCCTGCATCCGGAGGTCGAGGTCCAGGTGACGATCAACGTCGCCCGCAGCCCGGAGGAAGCCGAGCGCCTGGCCCGCGGCGAGGCGGTCACGACCCGCGAGGAGACCAACCTCGACGATCTCGGCCTGGAAGTGGGCGCCGCCCTGGCGGACGCGGGCGACGTCGAACTCTGA
- the radA gene encoding DNA repair protein RadA, producing the protein MAKRHPSFACQSCGAVYNRWKGKCEACGGWNTIVEETGSANPMVGPVATRPSRAKGRIFPLEGLSGETKEAPRTPSGIAELDRVTGGGFVHGSIILLGGDPGIGKSTLLMQASAALANRGERVAYISGEEAVAQVRLRAERLGLGQAPVELASETNVEDIVATLSQGRPPALAIIDSIQTMWTETVESAPGTVTQVRGSAQALIRFAKTTGTAVILVGHVTKDGQIAGPRVVEHMVDAVVSFEGDTGHHFRILRAVKNRFGPTDEIGVFEMSDRGLREVPNPSELFLAGRDLATPGTAVFAGMEGTRPLLVEIQALVAPSSLGTPRRAVVGWDPNRLSMVLAVLEAHGGLRLGMHDVYLNVAGGLRITEPAADLAAAAALISSLSGNPLPPDTVYFGEMGLSGAIRPVAQAEARLKEAAKLGFSGAVAPAARVDKAKDRLPLAASAIGHITDLVAGIAARPGRAARSRG; encoded by the coding sequence ATGGCGAAGCGTCACCCTTCCTTCGCCTGCCAGAGCTGCGGCGCCGTCTACAACCGCTGGAAGGGCAAGTGCGAGGCCTGCGGCGGGTGGAACACCATCGTCGAGGAGACCGGATCCGCGAACCCGATGGTGGGTCCGGTCGCCACGCGTCCGTCCCGCGCCAAGGGCCGCATCTTCCCGCTGGAGGGCCTCTCCGGCGAGACGAAGGAGGCGCCGCGCACCCCGTCCGGCATCGCGGAGCTCGACCGGGTGACGGGCGGCGGCTTCGTGCATGGCTCCATCATCCTGCTCGGCGGCGACCCCGGCATCGGCAAGTCGACCCTGCTCATGCAGGCCTCGGCGGCTCTCGCCAACCGGGGCGAAAGGGTCGCCTACATCTCCGGCGAGGAGGCGGTGGCGCAGGTGCGCCTCAGGGCCGAGCGCCTCGGCCTCGGCCAGGCCCCGGTCGAACTCGCCTCCGAGACCAACGTGGAGGACATCGTCGCCACTCTCTCTCAGGGCCGCCCCCCGGCCCTCGCCATCATCGACTCCATCCAGACCATGTGGACCGAGACGGTGGAATCGGCGCCCGGTACGGTCACCCAGGTGCGCGGCAGCGCCCAGGCCCTGATCCGCTTCGCCAAGACCACCGGCACGGCGGTGATCCTGGTGGGCCACGTGACAAAGGACGGGCAGATCGCCGGCCCCCGCGTGGTGGAGCACATGGTGGACGCGGTCGTCTCCTTCGAAGGCGACACGGGCCACCATTTCCGGATCCTGAGGGCCGTGAAGAACCGCTTCGGCCCGACCGACGAGATCGGCGTGTTCGAGATGTCCGACCGGGGCCTGCGCGAGGTCCCGAACCCATCGGAGCTGTTCCTGGCCGGGCGCGACCTCGCCACGCCGGGCACCGCGGTCTTCGCCGGCATGGAAGGGACCCGCCCGCTCCTGGTGGAGATCCAGGCTCTCGTCGCCCCCTCTTCCCTCGGCACGCCGCGCCGCGCGGTCGTCGGGTGGGACCCCAACCGGCTCTCCATGGTGCTCGCCGTCCTCGAAGCCCATGGCGGCCTGAGGCTCGGGATGCACGACGTGTACCTGAACGTCGCCGGAGGCCTTCGCATCACCGAGCCCGCCGCCGACCTCGCCGCCGCGGCGGCCCTGATCTCGTCGTTGTCGGGCAATCCCCTGCCGCCCGATACGGTCTATTTCGGCGAGATGGGCCTGTCCGGGGCCATCAGGCCCGTCGCGCAGGCCGAAGCGCGCCTCAAGGAGGCGGCCAAGCTCGGCTTCTCCGGTGCCGTCGCCCCGGCGGCCCGGGTGGACAAGGCCAAGGACCGCCTGCCGCTTGCCGCCTCCGCCATCGGCCACATCACCGATCTCGTCGCAGGCATCGCCGCGCGCCCCGGCCGGGCGGCGAGATCCCGAGGATAG
- a CDS encoding CvpA family protein, which translates to MPFSVLDLVVVGVVLISGLLAAVRGFTREVLAIVAWVAAAAVAWYLHPAVLPFAQQYIHNHTVALVAAIGGIFVVTLIVVSIITVQISDLILDSRIGALDRTLGLVFGAARGFLICVIGWAFLSWLLQGKNPEWATASRTRPAMESTRDSIIAMLPENAEALIQKLREKGKPEIEQGEPAEPDPQRTAPAPATPPARPAQPRG; encoded by the coding sequence ATGCCCTTTTCCGTTCTGGATCTCGTTGTCGTCGGCGTCGTGCTGATCTCCGGTCTTCTGGCGGCCGTCCGGGGGTTCACGCGTGAGGTTCTCGCCATCGTGGCCTGGGTCGCCGCCGCCGCCGTGGCCTGGTATCTGCACCCGGCCGTGCTGCCGTTCGCGCAGCAATATATTCACAACCACACCGTCGCCCTCGTCGCGGCGATCGGCGGCATCTTCGTCGTGACGCTCATCGTCGTCTCGATCATCACCGTCCAGATCTCGGATCTCATCCTCGATTCGCGCATCGGCGCCCTGGACCGGACCCTCGGCCTCGTTTTCGGCGCGGCGCGCGGCTTCCTGATCTGCGTCATCGGCTGGGCTTTCCTCTCCTGGCTCCTCCAGGGCAAGAATCCCGAATGGGCCACCGCCTCCCGCACCCGGCCCGCCATGGAAAGCACCCGCGACAGCATCATCGCCATGCTGCCGGAGAACGCGGAGGCCCTGATCCAGAAGCTGCGCGAGAAGGGCAAACCCGAGATCGAGCAGGGCGAACCGGCCGAGCCGGATCCCCAGCGCACCGCTCCGGCCCCCGCCACGCCCCCGGCCCGGCCCGCCCAGCCGCGGGGCTGA